One segment of Synchiropus splendidus isolate RoL2022-P1 chromosome 4, RoL_Sspl_1.0, whole genome shotgun sequence DNA contains the following:
- the hcfc2 gene encoding host cell factor 2 isoform X2: METRWRKVHSVTGVIPRSRHGHRAVAIRELIIVFGGGNEGIAEDLHVYNTVSKQWFLPAVRGDIPPGCASHGFVCEGTRILVFGGMVEFGKYTNNLYELQASRWLWKKLKPRVPRNGSPPCPRIGHSFTLAGNKCYLFGGMANDSDDPNGNIPRYMADFFELELQSGSGARAWNIPDTKGGGPSARESHTAVAYTNAGSPKLYIFGGMQGHRLNDMWQLDLDTMVWSLPNIQGSTPTARSLHSATVIGNRMFIFGGWIRAPESEQSGPSQPEWICSNSLSILDLDTMSWQSQGPEQLDDIVSQPQSQAAQTDDLYASWPKARAGHCAASVGSRMYVWSGRDGYRKNCNYQVCCKDLWYLETERPTTPEAVQLIKSTVSMLHVAWRPLMAADCYLLQIQPVSVAAPQGDQSRTDGQEAKDKDSTGVPQPKSDAAHNKDTTYLNESTQQKKSSKVSNGSKEAQINGKKNAASETDKSSDSKHCENLDHQQSASPAVWHDVGVFKTLFSEVSHFFLPADSDEVTATGRPPGNKERKKRPGPLDYQDRDKQDLTPGQTYRFRVAGINCFGQGDFSAVSEFKTCLPGFPGAPSAVKINKVNDLVHITWEAPPSPSGRILEYSMYMAVKKSRSASSDRPGELAFIHIYRGTKTSCSVNSTQLENAHIDFSASNRPAVVFRIAAKNEMGYGPATQIRWIQDPSKVRSGSKTDSAITHQDEADR; this comes from the exons ATGGAGACGCGATGGCGAAAAGTTCACTCCGTGACGGGAGTGATACCGAGGTCGCGGCACGGGCACCGGGCGGTCGCCATACGGGAACTGATAATTGTTTTCGGCGGTGGGAATGAAGGAATAGCTGAGGACCTCCATGTTTACAACACGG TATCAAAGCAGTGGTTCCTTCCTGCCGTGAGGGGCGATATCCCACCTGGCTGTGCGTCCCATGGCTTTGTATGTGAAGGTACAAGAATACTTGTATTTGGTGGCATGGTGGAGTTTGGCAAATACACTAACAACCTTTATGAACTTCAG GCTAGCAGGTGGCTGTGGAAGAAGTTAAAACCTCGAGTGCCTCGGAATGGTTCACCCCCGTGCCCTCGGATTGGGCATAGCTTCACCCTGGCGGGCAACAAATGTTATTTGTTTGGAGGAATGGCCAATGACAGTGATGATCCCAATGGAAATATTCCAAG ATACATGGCGGACTTCTTtgagctggagctgcagtcaGGATCAGGTGCCAGAGCTTGGAACATTCCAGACACAAAGGGTGGGGGGCCGTCAGCACGAGAGTCCCACACAGCGGTGGCGTACACCAATGCAGGATCTCCAAAACTTTACATCTTTGGAGGGATGCAGGGACACAGGCTGAATGACATGTGGCAGCTTGATCTTG ACACAATGGTTTGGTCGTTACCCAACATACAGGGTTCCACACCAACAGCCAGAAGTCTTCACTCTGCAACTGTCATTGGAAACAG GATGTTTATTTTTGGCGGCTGGATTCGCGCTCCAGAATCTGAACAATCAGGTCCAAGTCAACCTGAGTGGATCTGCTCAAACTCCTTAAGCATCCTTGATCTTG ACACCATGAGCTGGCAGAGTCAGGGACCGGAGCAGCTGGATGACATCGTGTCCCAGCCACAGAGTCAAGCAGCCCAGACAGATGACCTGTATGCCAGCTGGCCAAAAGCCAGGGCTGGCCACTGTGCCGCCAGTGTGGGTTCCAGGATGTATGTTTGGAGTGGCCGAGATGGCTACAGGAAGAACTGCAACTACCAGGTCTGCTGCAAGGATCTCTGGTACCTGGAGACAG AGCGGCCCACAACTCCTGAAGCAGTGCAACTCATCAAATCCACGGTCAGCATGCTCCATGTAGCATGGCGCCCCCTGATGGCAGCAGACTGCTACCTGCTTCAGATTCAGCCTGTGTCTGTTGCTGCACCTCAGGGCGATCAGAGCAGAACAGATGGACAGGAAGCCAAAGATAAAGATTCCACAG GTGTGCCTCAACCTAAAAGTGATGCTGCTCATAACAAGGACACAACATACTTG AATGAGTCAACACAGCAGAAGAAATCCTCCAAAGTGTCCAATGGTTCAAAAGAAGCACAGATAAATGGCAAAAAGAATGCTGCGAGTGAGACAGACAAGAGCTCAGACTCCAAACACTGTG AAAACCTTGATCACCAACAAAGCGCAAGTCCAGCCGTGTGGCACGATGTGGGCGTGTTTAAAACTCTGTTTAGTGAAGTCAGCCACTTCTTCCTACCGGCAGATTCTGACGAAGTGACTGCAACCGGCCGCCCTCCTGGCAATAAAGAG AGGAAAAAGCGGCCTGGGCCTCTGGACTATCAAGACCGGGACAAGCAGGATCTGACTCCGGGTCAGACTTACAGGTTCAGAGTAGCAGGCATCAACTGCTTCGGCCAGGGAGACTTCAGCGCGGTCAGTGAGTTCAAAACCTGCCTGCCAGGATTCCCTGGAGCGCCATCGGCTGTTAAGATTAACAAG GTGAACGATCTAGTCCACATCACATGGGAGGCTCCTCCGTCTCCATCAGGGCGCATCCTGGAGTACTCCATGTACATGGCGGTGAAGAAGAGCCGCTCCGCCAGCTCCGACCGTCCAGGAGAGCTGGCGTTTATCCACATCTACCGTGGCACCAAGACATCTTGCTCCGTCAACTCCACCCAGTTGGAGAATGCGCACATCGACTTCTCTGCCTCCAATCGACCGGCTGTCGTCTTCCGCATTGCTGCTAAGAACGAAATGGGCTATGGGCCTGCCACGCAGATCCGCTGGATCCAAG ATCCCAGTAAAGTGAGATCTGGGTCGAAGACAGACAGCGCCATCACTCACCAGGATGAAGCGGACAGGTGA
- the hcfc2 gene encoding host cell factor 2 isoform X1, which yields METRWRKVHSVTGVIPRSRHGHRAVAIRELIIVFGGGNEGIAEDLHVYNTVSKQWFLPAVRGDIPPGCASHGFVCEGTRILVFGGMVEFGKYTNNLYELQASRWLWKKLKPRVPRNGSPPCPRIGHSFTLAGNKCYLFGGMANDSDDPNGNIPRYMADFFELELQSGSGARAWNIPDTKGGGPSARESHTAVAYTNAGSPKLYIFGGMQGHRLNDMWQLDLDTMVWSLPNIQGSTPTARSLHSATVIGNRMFIFGGWIRAPESEQSGPSQPEWICSNSLSILDLDTMSWQSQGPEQLDDIVSQPQSQAAQTDDLYASWPKARAGHCAASVGSRMYVWSGRDGYRKNCNYQVCCKDLWYLETERPTTPEAVQLIKSTVSMLHVAWRPLMAADCYLLQIQPVSVAAPQGDQSRTDGQEAKDKDSTGVPQPKSDAAHNKDTTYLNESTQQKKSSKVSNGSKEAQINGKKNAASETDKSSDSKHCENLDHQQSASPAVWHDVGVFKTLFSEVSHFFLPADSDEVTATGRPPGNKERKKRPGPLDYQDRDKQDLTPGQTYRFRVAGINCFGQGDFSAVSEFKTCLPGFPGAPSAVKINKVNDLVHITWEAPPSPSGRILEYSMYMAVKKSRSASSDRPGELAFIHIYRGTKTSCSVNSTQLENAHIDFSASNRPAVVFRIAAKNEMGYGPATQIRWIQDPSKVRSGSKTDSAITHQDEADSSS from the exons ATGGAGACGCGATGGCGAAAAGTTCACTCCGTGACGGGAGTGATACCGAGGTCGCGGCACGGGCACCGGGCGGTCGCCATACGGGAACTGATAATTGTTTTCGGCGGTGGGAATGAAGGAATAGCTGAGGACCTCCATGTTTACAACACGG TATCAAAGCAGTGGTTCCTTCCTGCCGTGAGGGGCGATATCCCACCTGGCTGTGCGTCCCATGGCTTTGTATGTGAAGGTACAAGAATACTTGTATTTGGTGGCATGGTGGAGTTTGGCAAATACACTAACAACCTTTATGAACTTCAG GCTAGCAGGTGGCTGTGGAAGAAGTTAAAACCTCGAGTGCCTCGGAATGGTTCACCCCCGTGCCCTCGGATTGGGCATAGCTTCACCCTGGCGGGCAACAAATGTTATTTGTTTGGAGGAATGGCCAATGACAGTGATGATCCCAATGGAAATATTCCAAG ATACATGGCGGACTTCTTtgagctggagctgcagtcaGGATCAGGTGCCAGAGCTTGGAACATTCCAGACACAAAGGGTGGGGGGCCGTCAGCACGAGAGTCCCACACAGCGGTGGCGTACACCAATGCAGGATCTCCAAAACTTTACATCTTTGGAGGGATGCAGGGACACAGGCTGAATGACATGTGGCAGCTTGATCTTG ACACAATGGTTTGGTCGTTACCCAACATACAGGGTTCCACACCAACAGCCAGAAGTCTTCACTCTGCAACTGTCATTGGAAACAG GATGTTTATTTTTGGCGGCTGGATTCGCGCTCCAGAATCTGAACAATCAGGTCCAAGTCAACCTGAGTGGATCTGCTCAAACTCCTTAAGCATCCTTGATCTTG ACACCATGAGCTGGCAGAGTCAGGGACCGGAGCAGCTGGATGACATCGTGTCCCAGCCACAGAGTCAAGCAGCCCAGACAGATGACCTGTATGCCAGCTGGCCAAAAGCCAGGGCTGGCCACTGTGCCGCCAGTGTGGGTTCCAGGATGTATGTTTGGAGTGGCCGAGATGGCTACAGGAAGAACTGCAACTACCAGGTCTGCTGCAAGGATCTCTGGTACCTGGAGACAG AGCGGCCCACAACTCCTGAAGCAGTGCAACTCATCAAATCCACGGTCAGCATGCTCCATGTAGCATGGCGCCCCCTGATGGCAGCAGACTGCTACCTGCTTCAGATTCAGCCTGTGTCTGTTGCTGCACCTCAGGGCGATCAGAGCAGAACAGATGGACAGGAAGCCAAAGATAAAGATTCCACAG GTGTGCCTCAACCTAAAAGTGATGCTGCTCATAACAAGGACACAACATACTTG AATGAGTCAACACAGCAGAAGAAATCCTCCAAAGTGTCCAATGGTTCAAAAGAAGCACAGATAAATGGCAAAAAGAATGCTGCGAGTGAGACAGACAAGAGCTCAGACTCCAAACACTGTG AAAACCTTGATCACCAACAAAGCGCAAGTCCAGCCGTGTGGCACGATGTGGGCGTGTTTAAAACTCTGTTTAGTGAAGTCAGCCACTTCTTCCTACCGGCAGATTCTGACGAAGTGACTGCAACCGGCCGCCCTCCTGGCAATAAAGAG AGGAAAAAGCGGCCTGGGCCTCTGGACTATCAAGACCGGGACAAGCAGGATCTGACTCCGGGTCAGACTTACAGGTTCAGAGTAGCAGGCATCAACTGCTTCGGCCAGGGAGACTTCAGCGCGGTCAGTGAGTTCAAAACCTGCCTGCCAGGATTCCCTGGAGCGCCATCGGCTGTTAAGATTAACAAG GTGAACGATCTAGTCCACATCACATGGGAGGCTCCTCCGTCTCCATCAGGGCGCATCCTGGAGTACTCCATGTACATGGCGGTGAAGAAGAGCCGCTCCGCCAGCTCCGACCGTCCAGGAGAGCTGGCGTTTATCCACATCTACCGTGGCACCAAGACATCTTGCTCCGTCAACTCCACCCAGTTGGAGAATGCGCACATCGACTTCTCTGCCTCCAATCGACCGGCTGTCGTCTTCCGCATTGCTGCTAAGAACGAAATGGGCTATGGGCCTGCCACGCAGATCCGCTGGATCCAAG ATCCCAGTAAAGTGAGATCTGGGTCGAAGACAGACAGCGCCATCACTCACCAGGATGAAGCGGACAG CTCCAGCTGA